CTTGCATAACCGCTGCGTCGGCCTCACGCAACCGTTCGAGTTGGAGAGCAAACTGGCGTTGGCGCTCATCGAGTTCTTTAATCTGTGATGATAAGGCCGCAATTTGCCGTTCGGCCTGTTCGATCCGGCTCAGCCAGCCGGCGAGAAAGTCGCGATCTTGTTTGCGCGCTTCGGCAATTTGCTGGATCTGGGACTGCATGTCGCGCAACGGACGCACGCCTTCTTCGATTTTAACAAGTGCCGCTGCCACTTCGCGCCGTAATGCCACCACGTCGCGGCGCACAATCTCATTGGCTTGCGCAACGTCGCTCGTGTGCCGCTCGAAGAGGCTTTGCACTTGCGCAATTGCACCCTCGTTCTTGCGCACCTGCTCCATCGCCCATTGATATTTGTTGGTCTGATCTTTGAGCAGGCGGCGCAACTCGTCAATCTGGCCCTGCAAGTAGACGAGTTGCGATTGTTCTTGGGCGCGCAGCCGTTCTTCTTCGTAGCGCGCAGTAAGGTCGGAACTTGACATAAAAACCTCTTATTCTTCCGCAATGGTTGCGTTCGTTGCTGTCTATAAGGTCACGGTCTGGGCAACAGCAATTGCCTCTGTCAAGTTGATTGCCCCAACGTACAATGCCTTGCCGATAATCGCTCCCTCAACGCCAAGTTGGGCCAGCCGGCGCACGTGATCGAGCGTAGCAATGCCGCCGCTAGCGATGATGGCCGGGCCGGTTGGATGAATCAGCTCGGCCAGCGCGGTAAAGTTAGGGCCGCTGAGCGCGCCGTCGAAGGTGCCGCCGAGGTTCCACCACATGCCGTTCCAGCGGGCCACGTAGTCGGCGGTAGGATTACCTGCGGCGTCGGTGAAGGTGCCGCCCGCGTACACGTTGGCGCCGCTTACCGCCAGGGCGA
The window above is part of the Chloroflexaceae bacterium genome. Proteins encoded here:
- a CDS encoding HisA/HisF-related TIM barrel protein yields the protein FTDAAGNPTADYVARWNGMWWNLGGGADGALNGPVLALAVSGANVYAGGTFTDAAGNPTADYVARWNGMWWNLGGTFDGALSGPNFTALAELIHPTGPAIIASGGIATLDHVRRLAQLGVEGAIIGKALYVGAINLTEAIAVAQTVTL